One segment of Candidatus Paceibacterota bacterium DNA contains the following:
- a CDS encoding pilin, with protein MKKLLAWVLPAGFLFILPVAVLNAQFGEVGNFLNAFKGFLNVVTGVIIALALVFFLWGLMMFVASAGDEEKRGKGKQIMIWGIIAFFVMVAIWGIVNLLITIFPERQPPAPPAIPGL; from the coding sequence ATGAAAAAATTATTAGCATGGGTTTTGCCGGCCGGATTTCTTTTTATTCTTCCGGTTGCTGTCTTAAATGCCCAATTCGGCGAAGTTGGTAATTTCTTGAACGCTTTCAAGGGATTCTTGAATGTTGTTACAGGGGTCATTATCGCTTTAGCTTTGGTCTTCTTCCTTTGGGGCTTGATGATGTTTGTGGCTTCTGCCGGTGACGAAGAAAAAAGAGGAAAAGGTAAGCAAATCATGATTTGGGGTATTATTGCTTTCTTTGTGATGGTTGCGATTTGGGGAATTGTGAACCTTCTGATTACTATTTTTCCGGAAAGACAACCGCCCGCTCCTCCAGCGATTCCAGGACTTTAA
- a CDS encoding pilin, whose translation MKSKYFFSAVSLCLFSIFLILFFVNPVLANITEPANPPGIESPFKDPKMTLIGLLNLILRDIVLPIGAVIAVLALIFTGFLFVTAQGNEDKLKTAKKSLTWTVVGIAVLLGALVISEGIKNTICLISDIPGLECPKK comes from the coding sequence ATGAAAAGTAAATATTTTTTTTCGGCAGTTTCTCTTTGTTTGTTTTCCATTTTTCTAATTTTATTTTTCGTAAATCCGGTTTTGGCCAACATAACCGAGCCCGCAAATCCTCCCGGCATAGAGTCGCCGTTCAAGGACCCAAAAATGACTCTTATTGGTCTTCTTAACTTGATTTTGAGAGATATTGTTTTGCCGATTGGCGCTGTGATAGCGGTCTTGGCTTTGATCTTTACCGGCTTTCTTTTTGTTACGGCGCAGGGCAATGAAGACAAGTTGAAGACCGCCAAGAAATCTCTGACTTGGACGGTTGTTGGTATTGCTGTTTTACTCGGCGCGTTGGTGATTTCCGAGGGTATAAAAAATACAATTTGTTTGATTTCTGATATTCCGGGATTAGAATGTCCAAAAAAATAA